The proteins below are encoded in one region of Candidatus Hydrogenedens sp.:
- a CDS encoding SpoIIE family protein phosphatase, which translates to MRASLFVVDDDPSICVLMERVLTKRGYDVQTCRSGEEAIKILSEHEFDIVLIDLYLQGDMSGFGLMSWLNENKPHIIKIVLSGTTRIQDVVEAVHRGAYDFILKPIDSWDVCIHQIDRAIEHKRIKEYNEQLLLEIQQKNTELENRLAELELAYQLVQAQTEMFQQDLRRAERIQRALLPKIIPRHQELSASVYYQPLNRIGGDLFDIFQLDENRIGVYIADTSGHGIGSALVTTFLKYAFQPKCDLDRGGYEIITPKELLKSLNEKLVFGPFGYEMFMSLCYAIIDFQKKSIEVCNAGHPSILWRHQSDNSIEIIRVPAPALGIVSKANFTSMTFSWDWGDTFLFYTDGIVNLEDPSGEKFDQQKLTQLLQKDSGNPQEMVRLLEEQTNRWTQHKLQKDDMTLIWLTLKGQDKETIVYYPAQEPILSSSNVSTHGILHAIKVDTCYLKIIGIGTWREAYGLNDFLQKLKEERKDIKRWVFDFKECTQLESTFFGVLHQLCYFSEQGELPQISLQNISQSLLKEFSELGLADTLIYFSFEPEPLPSELSPITIPTPQGRMVDFILNAHEVLVTADPNNAPRFAQLISLLKEEQKK; encoded by the coding sequence ATGAGGGCTTCTTTATTTGTCGTTGACGATGATCCGTCCATTTGTGTCTTGATGGAAAGAGTATTGACTAAAAGGGGTTATGATGTCCAAACATGTAGGTCAGGCGAAGAGGCAATAAAGATTTTATCCGAGCACGAGTTTGACATTGTTTTAATTGACCTCTATTTGCAGGGGGACATGTCTGGCTTTGGGTTAATGTCGTGGCTTAACGAGAATAAACCCCATATTATAAAAATTGTTTTATCTGGTACAACAAGAATTCAAGATGTTGTGGAAGCAGTCCATCGTGGTGCTTACGATTTCATATTAAAACCTATTGATTCGTGGGATGTATGCATACATCAAATTGACCGTGCCATAGAGCACAAACGGATAAAAGAATATAACGAACAATTGCTTTTAGAGATTCAGCAGAAAAATACAGAATTGGAAAATCGCCTCGCTGAATTAGAACTTGCATATCAATTAGTTCAGGCTCAAACAGAAATGTTCCAGCAAGATTTGCGACGGGCGGAAAGGATACAACGGGCATTACTGCCGAAAATAATTCCAAGACATCAAGAATTATCAGCCTCCGTTTATTACCAACCATTAAATCGAATTGGAGGAGATTTGTTTGATATTTTTCAATTAGATGAAAATCGTATCGGTGTTTATATCGCAGATACTTCAGGCCATGGCATCGGCTCTGCATTAGTAACTACCTTCTTGAAATATGCATTTCAGCCAAAGTGCGATTTAGACCGTGGTGGATATGAAATTATTACACCGAAGGAATTGTTAAAAAGCCTGAATGAAAAATTAGTATTTGGTCCTTTTGGTTATGAAATGTTTATGTCATTGTGCTATGCCATTATTGACTTCCAGAAAAAGAGCATAGAAGTTTGTAATGCAGGGCATCCTTCAATATTATGGCGACACCAATCTGACAATAGCATAGAAATAATACGTGTGCCAGCCCCTGCTCTCGGCATTGTATCAAAAGCGAATTTTACATCAATGACCTTCTCGTGGGATTGGGGAGATACATTCCTGTTCTATACCGATGGGATTGTTAATCTTGAAGATCCTTCTGGAGAAAAGTTTGACCAACAAAAACTAACCCAGCTCCTTCAGAAGGATTCGGGAAATCCACAGGAGATGGTTCGCCTCCTTGAAGAACAAACAAATAGATGGACTCAACATAAACTACAAAAAGATGATATGACTTTGATTTGGCTTACCCTAAAAGGCCAAGACAAAGAAACCATCGTTTATTACCCCGCACAGGAACCTATTTTGTCAAGTAGTAATGTCTCAACACATGGTATCCTTCACGCCATAAAAGTGGATACATGTTATTTGAAAATAATAGGTATTGGAACATGGAGAGAAGCATATGGGTTAAATGACTTTCTACAAAAACTTAAAGAGGAAAGAAAAGATATAAAACGATGGGTATTCGATTTTAAAGAATGTACTCAATTAGAAAGCACCTTTTTTGGTGTTCTTCATCAATTATGTTATTTCTCAGAACAAGGAGAGTTGCCTCAAATATCCCTACAAAACATCAGTCAGTCTTTACTTAAAGAATTTAGCGAATTAGGTCTTGCAGATACACTTATCTATTTCTCATTTGAGCCCGAACCATTACCATCAGAACTCTCACCAATAACTATTCCGACACCACAGGGAAGGATGGTCGACTTTATCTTAAATGCTCATGAGGTTCTTGTTACCGCTGACCCTAACAATGCACCACGTTTCGCCCAACTAATTTCTTTGCTAAAAGAAGAGCAGAAAAAATAA
- a CDS encoding M4 family metallopeptidase, which produces MSQLLKLCLLTIIFVILSFSAFTQGQNEADPQAIAQLLSSYRSQGAPSLPVVYKNSAGYVRFLSAPEGGYFAMPGTGQKSLDIVKSLKDYLNANANAFTNADSKIGFEATTERENGDFFILRFEQTYGSLPVFGSGVAIRTTKDGKILALSCEVARDLSLLNTINLSEDFPIDTETAQQLAITQIINTNKGLKPADIKVLDTPYTTVYEPALLKMPGAPTVVYVISLGKENTNKQYRVLVDAFTGEICLNYRLCDSVIDREIYDANGSYNIPNTVARKEGDNPTGIADVDDTFDYLGDAYNFFAVNHKRDSYDDKGAALRAVVRIPILNAFWDPTTKFFWFGTGFAVDDVVAHEYTHPVIEKESGLIYFGEPGAITESLCDAWGEYVDLTNEKGTDTDNVRWLVGEDLPAGVPWENSSGTAVRNMKDPTASNQPDRYTSPLFIKSTTSIEDNGGVHTNSGVGNKLTYLLTDGDTFNGEQVKGFGIIRTAKLYYGALELLPPVADYSMFALALNASAVAQGLSLEDRYNLSRAMKAVEILPSEAFELGARDFRATSITLDDDSPAIMLTWTPPNTLDYRQVILVKKAGSYPTSALDGSQLFSGKGDRFLDVNVSAGIEYFYALFVDMENLPPMELYDSAVAGEVSPSTLTQEFLPDFDPRKPVTEPIFYSQICFIPTGAPVNPLDGNKYFGGYSNYDATFTPEVFSFPVKREDATGSSYTIPLSTDGLVSFNLDVPFPFFGKKYGIIYLGANGYIAFEPIPLESTKNLPSLASHFAIPRVSFLFSDLAPDTAGEIWTRQLEDRFVITFENIPKNVMEGIPNPLSGANPGSSVQVELFFSGHIRITYLQLDTNYCVVGLSDGRGVPPDPYQVFPDDIPYSINRYTDFPALPSQPTKLNFQPSPIYKVFPNQTISFDVVSQYYGETVPILWAEWLLDGVPPFANVGKGKGKFSWTPSQEIEGMYYVRVIARQDMDYTYQDIPIIVKPVIIPPQAINLRISSQSPAENTTASRVVSAGRPLVASYDYVHPLMVKYPTQYMEGPSILYWFRNHETVPALTNYRTVPPNVTKGGDIWYFRVIPITISGIVGEEAMSPIIYVAGQPQISSVYPNKGKTTGGEIVRIRGEKFTGLLEVKFGGVPVPSFKLVNESEIEVTTPQHLPGLVDIYVQTVGGFSTLSQAFEYYEETQQAPKEEPPKKKFIISCGNNSSKGSSYIADGFFFSLVFLMLSIRNIKNQRETSNK; this is translated from the coding sequence ATGTCTCAGCTATTGAAGTTATGTTTGTTAACTATTATTTTTGTTATTCTTTCTTTTTCCGCATTTACTCAGGGGCAAAATGAAGCTGACCCCCAAGCAATAGCTCAATTATTAAGTTCCTATAGAAGTCAGGGGGCACCAAGTTTACCTGTTGTTTATAAGAATAGTGCGGGGTATGTTCGATTCCTATCTGCACCTGAAGGTGGATACTTTGCAATGCCTGGAACGGGGCAAAAATCTCTTGATATTGTAAAATCTCTAAAAGATTACCTAAATGCGAATGCCAATGCATTTACAAATGCAGATAGTAAAATCGGATTTGAAGCAACAACGGAAAGAGAAAATGGAGATTTTTTTATACTCCGATTTGAACAGACTTATGGCTCCTTGCCTGTATTTGGTTCAGGGGTAGCAATACGCACCACGAAAGATGGAAAAATTTTAGCATTATCTTGTGAGGTAGCGAGAGACCTTTCATTACTTAACACTATAAATTTATCAGAAGATTTTCCAATCGATACAGAAACTGCACAACAATTAGCGATTACACAGATTATCAACACGAATAAAGGTTTAAAACCAGCAGATATAAAAGTTCTTGATACACCTTATACTACAGTTTATGAACCAGCCTTGTTAAAAATGCCTGGTGCTCCTACTGTAGTTTACGTTATTTCATTAGGCAAAGAAAACACTAATAAACAATACCGTGTTTTGGTGGATGCTTTTACAGGGGAGATTTGTCTAAATTATCGTCTTTGCGATTCAGTCATTGACCGCGAAATTTATGATGCAAACGGTTCATATAATATCCCTAACACTGTTGCAAGGAAAGAAGGTGATAATCCTACGGGTATTGCCGATGTTGACGACACCTTTGATTATTTAGGGGATGCATATAACTTTTTTGCAGTCAATCATAAAAGGGATAGTTATGATGATAAAGGTGCAGCATTAAGAGCGGTGGTCCGCATCCCAATTCTCAATGCTTTCTGGGACCCTACTACGAAATTTTTCTGGTTTGGAACAGGTTTTGCAGTGGATGATGTGGTTGCCCATGAATATACACATCCAGTTATTGAAAAAGAATCGGGATTGATATATTTTGGCGAACCTGGTGCAATAACAGAAAGTTTATGCGACGCATGGGGTGAGTATGTTGACTTAACAAACGAGAAGGGAACCGATACAGACAATGTTCGTTGGCTTGTAGGAGAAGATTTGCCCGCTGGTGTCCCCTGGGAGAACTCATCTGGGACTGCGGTAAGAAATATGAAAGACCCTACAGCATCAAACCAACCCGATAGATATACAAGTCCATTATTTATTAAAAGTACAACAAGTATTGAAGATAATGGAGGTGTGCACACAAATAGTGGGGTAGGTAATAAATTAACATACCTTCTTACTGATGGGGATACGTTCAATGGGGAGCAGGTAAAAGGCTTTGGCATTATTAGAACAGCAAAGTTATATTATGGGGCATTAGAACTTTTGCCTCCTGTTGCTGACTATTCGATGTTTGCTTTGGCTCTCAATGCTTCTGCAGTAGCACAAGGATTATCCTTAGAAGACCGTTACAATCTAAGTAGGGCTATGAAAGCGGTAGAGATTTTGCCATCAGAAGCGTTTGAATTGGGTGCACGTGATTTTCGTGCAACCTCCATAACTTTAGATGATGACTCACCTGCCATTATGTTAACATGGACACCTCCGAATACATTAGATTATCGGCAAGTTATATTGGTGAAAAAAGCAGGTAGCTATCCAACCAGTGCCCTTGATGGAAGTCAGCTGTTTTCAGGGAAAGGAGACCGTTTTCTGGATGTAAACGTGTCTGCTGGTATTGAATACTTCTATGCTCTATTTGTTGACATGGAAAATTTGCCACCGATGGAATTGTATGATAGTGCTGTTGCGGGAGAAGTATCACCATCTACGTTGACCCAAGAATTTCTACCAGATTTTGACCCACGAAAACCCGTAACAGAACCTATTTTCTACAGTCAAATATGTTTTATTCCAACAGGAGCCCCTGTTAATCCGTTGGACGGGAACAAATATTTTGGTGGTTATTCCAATTACGATGCTACGTTTACTCCAGAAGTCTTCTCATTTCCAGTGAAACGAGAGGATGCTACTGGGAGTTCATATACAATACCCCTTTCCACAGATGGACTTGTTAGCTTCAATCTTGATGTTCCATTCCCATTTTTCGGGAAGAAATATGGAATAATCTATTTAGGAGCAAATGGGTATATAGCTTTTGAACCCATTCCATTGGAATCTACAAAGAACCTTCCAAGTTTAGCAAGCCATTTTGCAATCCCCAGAGTTTCATTCCTGTTTAGCGATTTAGCACCTGATACAGCAGGGGAAATCTGGACACGTCAGCTTGAAGATAGATTTGTTATCACATTCGAAAATATTCCTAAAAATGTGATGGAAGGCATCCCTAACCCATTGTCTGGAGCAAATCCTGGCTCTTCTGTACAGGTTGAACTTTTCTTTAGCGGTCATATCCGCATTACCTATCTACAATTGGATACAAATTATTGTGTTGTAGGTCTTTCAGATGGTAGAGGTGTTCCTCCTGACCCATATCAGGTATTCCCAGACGACATCCCATATAGCATAAATCGATATACTGATTTTCCTGCTCTACCTTCACAACCAACAAAACTAAACTTTCAGCCTTCACCTATATATAAGGTATTTCCAAACCAAACAATTTCATTTGATGTCGTTTCACAGTATTATGGCGAAACTGTGCCAATATTATGGGCAGAATGGCTCCTTGACGGTGTCCCACCTTTTGCAAATGTAGGTAAAGGTAAGGGTAAATTTTCATGGACGCCCTCCCAAGAAATTGAAGGAATGTATTATGTAAGAGTTATTGCCCGACAGGATATGGATTATACATATCAAGACATACCGATTATAGTTAAACCAGTAATAATCCCACCTCAGGCAATAAACTTACGGATTTCATCTCAATCCCCTGCGGAAAATACTACTGCTTCGCGAGTAGTCTCAGCGGGTAGACCATTGGTAGCAAGTTACGATTATGTACATCCATTGATGGTGAAATACCCGACGCAGTATATGGAGGGTCCAAGCATCCTATACTGGTTCCGAAACCACGAAACAGTACCAGCCCTTACAAATTATAGAACAGTGCCTCCTAATGTAACCAAAGGAGGGGATATCTGGTATTTCAGGGTCATACCGATTACCATCAGCGGGATTGTGGGGGAAGAAGCCATGTCCCCTATTATTTATGTGGCAGGACAACCACAGATTTCAAGTGTCTACCCAAATAAAGGAAAAACAACGGGTGGAGAGATAGTTCGGATACGTGGAGAGAAATTTACTGGATTATTAGAAGTAAAATTTGGCGGTGTTCCTGTTCCCAGTTTTAAACTTGTCAATGAATCAGAAATTGAAGTGACTACGCCACAGCACTTACCAGGGTTAGTTGATATTTATGTTCAAACAGTGGGTGGATTCTCTACCTTATCACAAGCCTTTGAGTATTATGAGGAGACCCAACAAGCACCTAAAGAAGAACCCCCTAAAAAGAAATTTATTATTTCTTGTGGAAACAATTCATCCAAGGGAAGTAGTTACATCGCTGATGGATTCTTTTTCTCTCTTGTCTTTTTAATGTTATCTATTCGGAATATAAAAAACCAACGCGAAACAAGTAATAAGTAA